In bacterium, the following are encoded in one genomic region:
- a CDS encoding 2Fe-2S iron-sulfur cluster binding domain-containing protein: protein MEKVHMVINNMPLEVDSQSTIMEAAEQLGIKIPRLCYHPQLSIEGACRICIVEVEGSKNYLPSCATKVREGMVVATNSPEIRQARRDLLELILDNHPRECQTCERDANCELQNLAYSLGVRERLFEGRRKQHSIESSSASVIRNAEKCILCRRCVRVCAEVQAVHNLSQLFRGFDTVVAPAFSAPMAESVCINCGQCINVCPVAAFLEKNSTEAVWQALANPRKHVVVQIAPSIRAAIGEGFDLEPGTDMTGPTITALRRLGFDAVFDTNFGADLTIVEEATELVKRLQSGDRLPLLTSCSSGWVKFMEHFYPDLMPLASSCKSPMSMLSTLLKTYYSQITGIPAQEIFVVGVMPCTAKKYEAERPELFTEDGLPSTDVVLTTRELVWMIKAYGIDIVHLPSGTFDTPLGFSSGAADIFGATGGVMEAALRTAAEKLTGEPLTDLNFSSVRSVEGLREASIEIGGRTLHVAVANGLGNARIILDKVRRQEKSYHLVEIMACPGGCIGGGGQPYPSGGRYVLDREVNRLRAAALYRIDEAKTVRKSHKNPYIQKLYAEYLGEPGAELAHALLHTHYTQREPRGI, encoded by the coding sequence ATGGAAAAAGTTCATATGGTCATCAATAACATGCCGCTGGAGGTCGACAGCCAGAGCACCATTATGGAAGCGGCGGAGCAACTGGGCATTAAAATCCCGAGACTTTGTTACCATCCACAGCTGTCCATCGAGGGCGCGTGCCGCATCTGCATTGTGGAGGTGGAGGGCAGTAAAAACTATCTCCCCTCCTGCGCCACCAAAGTGCGCGAGGGCATGGTGGTGGCTACCAATTCGCCGGAGATCCGTCAGGCGCGCCGGGATCTGCTGGAGCTGATTCTGGACAATCACCCGCGGGAGTGTCAGACGTGCGAGCGCGACGCCAACTGCGAGCTGCAGAATCTAGCCTACAGCCTGGGAGTGCGCGAACGGCTGTTTGAAGGCCGGCGCAAGCAACATTCCATTGAATCCTCCTCTGCATCGGTGATTCGCAACGCGGAAAAATGCATCCTCTGCCGCCGCTGTGTGCGCGTCTGCGCCGAGGTCCAGGCGGTGCACAATCTCAGCCAGTTGTTCCGTGGATTTGATACGGTCGTGGCGCCGGCTTTTTCCGCGCCCATGGCCGAATCAGTGTGCATCAACTGCGGTCAGTGCATCAACGTTTGCCCGGTGGCCGCGTTTCTGGAGAAAAATTCCACCGAAGCCGTTTGGCAGGCGCTGGCGAATCCGCGTAAGCATGTGGTGGTCCAGATCGCGCCCTCCATCCGCGCCGCGATCGGCGAGGGCTTTGACCTGGAGCCGGGCACCGACATGACCGGCCCCACGATCACAGCGCTGCGGCGCCTGGGATTCGATGCGGTCTTTGACACCAACTTTGGCGCGGATCTGACCATTGTGGAAGAGGCGACCGAGCTGGTCAAACGACTGCAAAGCGGAGACCGCTTGCCGTTGCTGACCTCCTGTTCGTCCGGGTGGGTCAAATTTATGGAACATTTTTATCCGGATCTCATGCCCCTGGCGTCCTCTTGCAAATCGCCCATGTCCATGCTCTCCACGCTGCTCAAGACCTATTACAGCCAGATTACGGGCATCCCGGCCCAGGAGATCTTTGTCGTCGGCGTCATGCCGTGCACGGCGAAAAAATACGAGGCCGAACGGCCGGAGTTGTTCACCGAAGACGGTCTGCCATCCACGGATGTCGTGTTGACCACGCGCGAGCTGGTGTGGATGATCAAAGCCTACGGCATCGACATCGTCCACTTGCCGTCGGGCACGTTCGATACGCCGTTGGGATTTTCCTCCGGCGCAGCGGACATTTTCGGCGCCACCGGCGGCGTCATGGAAGCCGCGCTGCGAACGGCGGCGGAAAAGCTCACGGGCGAACCGCTGACCGACCTCAACTTTTCTTCGGTGCGCAGCGTCGAAGGATTGCGTGAGGCGAGCATCGAGATCGGCGGCCGAACGCTCCATGTGGCGGTGGCCAACGGACTCGGCAACGCGCGCATCATTCTCGACAAAGTGCGCCGCCAAGAAAAGTCCTATCATCTGGTCGAGATCATGGCCTGTCCAGGCGGTTGCATCGGCGGCGGCGGTCAACCCTATCCCAGCGGCGGCCGCTATGTGCTGGACCGTGAAGTAAACCGCCTGCGCGCCGCCGCCCTCTATCGCATCGATGAGGCGAAGACGGTCCGCAAATCGCATAAGAACCCCTATATCCAGAAACTGTACGCCGAATACCTCGGCGAACCGGGCGCTGAATTGGCCCATGCCCTTTTGCACACCCATTATACCCAACGCGAGCCGAGAGGAATCTGA